A DNA window from Coffea arabica cultivar ET-39 chromosome 6c, Coffea Arabica ET-39 HiFi, whole genome shotgun sequence contains the following coding sequences:
- the LOC113694108 gene encoding probable galactinol--sucrose galactosyltransferase 2 — MTVTPKISINNGDLVVHGKTILTGVPDNIVLTPGSGVGLLEGTFLGATAEHSKSLHVFPVGGLEGLRFMCCFRFKLWWMTQRMGSCGKDIPLETQFMLVESKDTTEGEREDAPLIYTVFLPLLEGQFRAALQGNEKNELEICLESGDHAVETNQGLYLVYIHAGTNPFEVINQAVKAVEKHMQTFHHRERKKLPSFLDWFGWCTWDAFYTDVTAEGVEEGLTSLSEGGTPPRFLIVDDGWQQIGQVKDTNCVVQEGAQFANRLTGIKENEKFQKNGESQVGLKQLVQDAKQGHDVKYVYVWHALAGYWGGVQPAGAGLEHYDSALAYPVSSPGVMGNQPDIVMDSLAVHGLGLVHPKKVFNFYNELHSYLASCGVDGVKVDVQNIIETLGAGHGGRVSLTRSYHQALEASVARNFPDNGCIACMCHNTDGIYNAKQTAVVRASDDFYPRDPASHTIHISSVAYNSLFLGEFMQPDWDMFHSLHPAADYHAAARAVGGCAIYVSDKPGNHNFELLKKLVLPDGSVLRAQLPGRPTRDCLFVDPARDGKSLLKIWNVNKCTGVVGVFNCQGAGWCKITKKTRIHDASPGTLTGSVQASDVDPISQIAGPNWDGETVVYAQRSVEVMRLPKGASLPVTLKILEYELFHFCPVKEIAANISFAPIGLLNMFNSGGAVEQFEVQPTSDSKAEIFAGEATSEISGSLSEKRSPTAKIILKVRGCGPFGAYSSQRPLKCSVDGAETDFTYEATTGLVAIDIPVPKEEMHRWTIGIDV; from the exons ATGACGGTCACACCAAAAATCTCCATCAACAACGGGGACCTTGTGGTTCATGGAAAGACCATACTCACGGGAGTCCCTGACAACATTGTGCTGACTCCTGGATCAGGTGTGGGACTTTTGGAGGGTACTTTTCTTGGTGCCACAGCTGAACACAGCAAAAGCTTGCATGTTTTCCCAGTTGGGGGATTAGA GGGGCTCCGCTTCATGTGCTGCTTCCGGTTCAAGCTGTGGTGGATGACTCAGAGAATGGGATCATGTGGGAAGGACATTCCTTTGGAGACACAGTTTATGCTTGTGGAGAGCAAAGACACGACAGAAGGCGAGCGTGAGGATGCCCCCCTCATCTACACTGTGTTCCTCCCTCTCCTTGAAGGCCAGTTCCGAGCTGCCCTTCAAGGAAATGAGAAGAATGAACTAGAGATCTGCCTTGAGAGTG GAGATCATGCTGTTGAAACCAACCAAGGACTTTACCTTGTCTACATTCATGCTGGGACCAATCCTTTTGAAGTCATCAACCAGGCTGTAAA AGCTGTAGAGAAGCACATGCAAACTTTTCACCACCGAGAGAGGAAAAAA CTCCCCTCATTCCTCGACTGGTTTGGTTGGTGCACATGGGATGCATTTTACACTGATGTCACAGCTGAGGGTGTTGAGGAAGGCCTTACAAG CTTGTCTGAAGGTGGCACTCCTCCTCGTTTCCTAATTGTGGATGATGGTTGGCAACAGATTGGTCAAGTGAAGGATACCAATTGCGTAGTGCAGGAAGGAGCTCA ATTTGCAAACAGACTCACAGGCATAAAGGAAAATGAGAAATTCCAGAAGAATGGTGAAAGTCAGGTTGGCCTGAAGCAGCTCGTTCAAGACGCCAAGCAGGGCCATGATGTCAA GTACGTCTATGTGTGGCATGCTCTAGCAGGTTACTGGGGTGGAGTACAACCAGCTGGTGCAGGCTTGGAGCACTATGACTCTGCTTTGGCATACCCCGTGTCATCTCCAGGTGTGATGGGTAACCAACCAGATATAGTCATGGATAGTCTTGCTGTCCATGGTTTGGGTCTGGTCCACCCAAAGAAGGTGTTCAACTTCTATAATGAGCTTCATTCATACCTGGCTTCTTGTGGAGTAGATGGTGTTAAAGTTGATGTGCAGAACATTATTGAGACCCTCGGTGCTGGCCATGGTGGTAGAGTTTCTCTGACTCGCAGCTATCACCAGGCCCTTGAAGCTTCTGTGGCACGGAACTTCCCTGACAATGGATGTATTGCCTGCATGTGTCATAATACTGATGGGATCTACAATGCCAAGCAGACTGCTGTTGTCAGAGCTTCTGATGACTTTTACCCTCGTGACCCTGCTTCCCACACCATACACATTTCATCTGTTGCCTACAACTCTTTATTCCTTGGAGAATTCATGCAACCTGATTGGGATATGTTCCAT AGCTTACACCCTGCTGCCGACTACCATGCTGCAGCTCGAGCTGTTGGAGGATGTGCAATCTATGTCAG TGACAAGCCTGGCAATCACAACTTTGAGCTTTTGAAGAAGCTGGTCCTACCTGATGGTTCTGTCCTTCGGGCACAGTTGCCTGGGCGGCCTACACGTGACTGCCTCTTTGTTGATCCAGCCAGAGATGGGAAAAG CTTGCTTAAGATTTGGAATGTGAACAAATGCACTGGTGTTGTTGGTGTTTTCAACTGCCAAGGTGCTGGTTGGTGCAAAATCACAAAGAAGACACGTATCCATGATGCTTCTCCTGGCACCCTTACTGGTTCTGTTCAAGCCAGTGATGTTGACCCCATATCTCAAATTGCTGGCCCAAACTGGGATGGGGAAACAGTAGTCTATGCCCAAAGATCAG TGGAGGTAATGCGGCTACCAAAAGGTGCTTCTCTTCCTGTGACACTCAAAATTCTTGAATATGAACTCTTCCACTTCTGTCCTGTGAAG GAAATTGCTGCAAACATTTCCTTCGCACCAATTGGTCTGCTCAACATGTTCAACAGCGGTGGTGCTGTTGAGCAGTTTGAGGTCCAACCGACTTCAGACAGCAAAGCAGAGATTTTTGCCGGTGAGGCTACGTCTGAGATCTCTGGTTCTCTTAGTGAAAAGAGATCACCAACGGCAAAGATCATACTTAAAGTGAGGGGATGTGGCCCGTTTGGAGCTTACTCTTCTCAGCGCCCGCTAAAATGCTCAGTGGATGGTGCTGAGACTGACTTTACCTATGAAGCGACAACAGGATTGGTGGCTATCGACATTCCAGTTCCAAAGGAGGAGATGCATAGATGGACTATTGGAATTGACGTCTAA
- the LOC113693029 gene encoding senescence-specific cysteine protease SAG39-like: MKTVIAFLFLLGLLAIQSVALRTLNDEAMVERHEQWMSLHGRVYTDDAEKERRFQIFKKNVEFIEAFNQAGKRPYKLGVNQFADLTNEEFKASRNGFKASSSLKLIRGASFKYENVTAVPATMDWRKKGAVTPIKDQGQCGSCWAFSAIAATEGITKLSTGKLTSLSEQEIVDCDRTSQDQGCNGGEMEDAFAFIVKNKGIASEATYPYTAADGTCSKTKEASHAAKIAGYEKVPANNEAALLKAVANQPVSVSIDASGMAFQFYTSGVFTGDCGTDLDHGVTAVGYGKASNGTKYWLVKNSWGTSWGESGYIRMQRGISAKEGLCGIAMDSSYPTA, translated from the exons ATGAAAACGGTGATTGCTTTCTTGTTCCTTTTGGGATTGTTGGCAATTCAATCTGTGGCATTACGCACACTAAACGATGAGGCCATGGTAGAGAGACATGAGCAGTGGATGAGTCTCCATGGCCGTGTATACACCGACGATGCAGAGAAGGAAAGGCGATTCCAGATATTCAAGAAAAATGTAGAGTTCATCGAAGCTTTTAACCAGGCTGGAAAGCGGCCTTACAAGCTTGGTGTCAATCAATTTGCAGACCTTACCAATGAGGAATTCAAAGCCTCGCGTAATGGATTTAAAGCTTCCTCCTCACTTAAGTTGATCAGAGGTGCATCTTTCAAGTATGAAAATGTGACTGCTGTGCCTGCCACCATGGACTGGAGGAAAAAAGGTGCAGTCACTCCAATTAAGGATCAAGGACAATGTG GAAGTTGCTGGGCATTCTCAGCAATTGCAGCCACTGAAGGAATTACCAAACTCAGTACAGGAAAGTTGACATCACTCTCTGAGCAAGAAATAGTGGATTGTGACAGAACAAGTCAAGATCAGGGATGCAACGGTGGAGAAATGGAAGATGCCTTTGCATTCATagtgaaaaacaaaggaattgcCTCTGAAGCAACTTACCCCTACACAGCAGCTGATGGAACTTGCAGCAAAACTAAAGAAGCTTCTCACGCAGCCAAAATCGCAGGTTATGAAAAGGTACCTGCAAACAATGAGGCAGCATTATTGAAAGCGGTGGCTAATCAACCAGTTTCAGTTTCCATCGATGCGAGTGGCATGGCTTTCCAATTCTATACAAGTGGAGTTTTTACTGGAGACTGTGGAACTGATCTAGACCATGGTGTTACTGCTGTAGGATATGGCAAGGCCTCTAATGGTACCAAATATTGGCTGGTAAAGAACTCATGGGGCACAAGCTGGGGTGAGAGTGGATACATAAGGATGCAACGTGGCATTTCTGCCAAAGAAGGCCTCTGTGGCATTGCTATGGATTCTTCCTATCCAACTGCTTAA